A segment of the Dunckerocampus dactyliophorus isolate RoL2022-P2 chromosome 19, RoL_Ddac_1.1, whole genome shotgun sequence genome:
GCAGCGCTCCTTCCTACTGCCCTCTTCCTCAGGTCACACGGTTGCTCCACTCCTGCATCCGCAGCCAAGACAGGGACGCTGGGCCCGTCCTCTGTCGGCCCACCCTCGTACCTGCTGACGGTTCTAATGAGGCGGTCCGGCTCTTGAGCGGGCGTGGGCCGCTGCCGCTCATACATGCGAACACCAAACATCATCTTCCCGCCAGACGTCCCCGCTGACGAGCTGGACGAGGATGCCGAGGAAGACTGGGTAGGGTTTGGGGCGTGAATGTCCCTGAGGTCGTCCAGAGAGTCAGGGACGTAATACATCTGCAGGTAGGCCATGGACGCTTTGAGGTCATCAAAGTCGTAACTTCCTGCCACAATGCGGCCCAGGTACATGAGCTGCAGGATGAGGTCGAAGCACTCTGCGCTGATCTGCATGTTGCTGAGGTCCAGTCGCGCCGCCCCCTGCTGGTCACGGATAAACATCATCCTGAAGTAGGAGCTGCAGGCCGCCAGCACGGCCTTGTGCGCCCGGAAGTAGATGTCACCGATGGCGATGAGGCAGTCGCACAGGAAGCCCCACTCGCGCTGGTTGTTGAGCTGCTGGAGGACGTGCTCGCTGTGACTCGACCTCGCCATCACCCTGAGGACCACAGCAGACCTCACACTCACTTTTCACCTCTTTGACAGAAAAACAATTGAGCACAACgttgacatgaaaaaacacaactaaaaacacatcaaattgAAAAAGCATTGACTTTAGTTCTAATGAGCCTATATAAAAATACTCCTGTAACACTTATGCTTGGTGACACTATGAGCTACCTCTTATTGCTTCTATGACTCGAAAGGCAAAGACGTTTAAATTAATCCAATGAGGCTACGTCATGTCAATGTGGCCGCTGGGGGCTTGGGTGGGAGTGGCAGAGCTGAGCGGGGAGCGGCCCCTGACGGCCGAGCTAAGATGGAGCTCGCTAACTAGCGAAATAGCAAACAAGCTAACACGCTAGTACGCAGCGCCCACTACAACGGAAGTCCCTGTGACTGAGCCTCCAAAAGTGTAAAGATAAGTGATTTGATCAACTCCAAGATAAAAATGATGGcgctgacaaaaatacaaacgtataataaaaataagagcGTCTAATCACGCATGAGCTCCATGTTATCGAGACAGGCTGTGAGCCACAGAAAACATTTTACTGTGAAACACAAACAGGAACAAGGTAGTATGTTCCTTGGCGCGCAGACAGCAACATGTCCCCCGCAAACACCCCCACTCCTCCAGCAGCACGGCCGGAGCGTACAACATCGACTCACCCGAGGACCAGAGGCCGGCGTCGTAGCTGCTGATGTCCGCCGAAGATGAGCCAAAGCTCCGCTGATCAGTACGGATCCTCTGCGTGGGAAAGTTCAACTAACAAGCTTCTACTACTTCTTCTTCTactaatttgacttttttttacttctacctcctctttttcttcttcctcctcctgctcttcttcttctcagaCAGCTACTGCAGTAACAACTTCCGCCTAAACTTCCTGTAGAATGgatgaacaaaataaaagacttCCGGTGACCGTCAAAATAAAGTTACTGTAGCCTGAGGGTATTCAGAAACGTTCATGTTTCGTTCATTAATTCTAACAATAAACATTAATAAACACTAATGTTAATGTTTATTGGATGAATGTAAAGATAGAgacaatatgacaatataatCTTATGGTTTAGTActgaaataaatcataaaatgtacatttgacATGATGTCAACATAATATGCATGAatgcatatataataatatacacgCACTTTTTCTACATAACACTTTCCTTTACAataggtgtgtatgtgtgtgcgtgttttatTGTGACAGTGCTCACGTGACCGGCCGAGCCGTGACATGTCGCGAGACTTGACGCAGTTTCGCGCCCAAACAATCATCTGACAGACGACGCTCGTCTCTTTTGGCGGTAAGACATCAATCAACACATCCATCAGTCACAAGGTGCGCGTGAACCTGCGTGTGTAcgagcgagcgagcgagcgaATGGCGACGTgcacgctgctgctgctgcatgacAATAAGATGACGATGAAGACGCAGGCGTGACGGAGGCGTGTACGAGACAGCtcgcgcgcacgcacgcagcAATGTTGGTGGGGTGTGCGTGCAAAAGaagtgtgcgcgtgtgtttgtCCTAATGATGAAAGGTGTGTCCAAcatgcaaatgtgttttgtgacgTCATCAGATGGAGGTGTCGGCTCACAGCCTCTTCCTGCTGCAGCAGCTCAACGTGCAGAGAGAGTTTGGCTTCCTGTGTGACTGCACCGTTGCCATTGGAAACGTCTACTTCAAGGCCCACCGTGCCGTCCTGGCAgccttctccaactacttcaagATGATCTTCATCCACCAAAGCAGGTCTCTCGCCTCAATCACATCTGGAACAACATCAGTATCCATACCAACTTCTAGCATCATTAGCAACGTCTGTAGCCACAACAAAGTCTAGCTTTGTTAGCAACATCTATATACATCGCAACGGCTAGCATTGTTAGAGTTAacgtacgtgtgtgtgcatgtgtgtcagcGAGTGCATCAAGATCCAGCCCACCGACATCCAACCTGACGTGTTCAGCTACCTGCTACACGTCATGTACACGGGTTCGTGCCCCAAGCAGGCGGTGGAGCAGACACGTCTGGAGGACGGCATCAAGTTCCTCCACGCCCACCAGCTGTGCCGTAAGAGCGGCGAGGGCGCCGCAGATGCTGCTGTAGATGCGGTCCGCATGTCCAACCTGTATGGCATCCAGATCTCGTCCCAGCTGGCCAACAAGGAGGCGCCCGTGCTTTCCAAGACCGTCACAGGAGAGGGGGGCGTCCGGGGCGGGCTGTCGCTGACCGTGGGTCTGGAAGGCGTCCAATCAGACGGGCAGGCCTCTTCGCTGCGGGATGTCCGCTCCGTGGCATCTGGTGACGACTTAGACgtcatggccgccatcaagcaggAGCATCCGGATGATGAGGGCGGAGATGTGGGCCGGGGGACGTGGTCTCCACCTCACGACGGGGGCCTCGGTCAGAGCATGGCGTTCAAGGAGCGGTCGGCGGTCCTCACGTGTCCTCGCTGCGGCCAGCGCTGCTCCTCACCTGAAGGCCTGCGGGAGCACTTGTTTAGCCACGCCCTTGACCCCGCCATCTTCACAGAGGGGCTGACGCACGGCAGCGACAATATGGATGCCGAACGTCTCGACGCCGGCTGCCTGGAGGAGGCGCTGCGGCAGAGCCGGGCGCTCGCCACTCAGCTGGCCGCGGAGCTCAGGAGGAGCCGGGCAGGAGCGGAGGGGGCGGGGCCGCTTAGTCCCGCCCCCTCAGCTACACATTCTCGTAAGCGAAAGATCACGTGCGCTGTGTGCGGTGTGCGATTCTCTCACAAGAGCCAACTGCAGGAGCACATGTACGCACATACTGCCAAGCCCGCACGCCACCACCGCCACAGCCGCCTCTGCGGCCAGCTCTTCCACAGTTCCACCCACCTCTGTGAGGGCGCTGGGGAGCCAGGCATAGGGGGCGGGGCTTCAGCTAGTGGGCTGCCCGAAGAGGCGAACAGAGACGCGCAGGACAACGGCAGCTCGTGTTACTCGCTCGACTCTGAGATCTCGCAGGAGAGCGCCGACGGTGGGCAGGGCGagtgatgacatcacttcctgttgatgCGGTCCaatcacatgacaggaagacaCCTGACTTAAAACAATGACATTAATTTATTGACAGCCTCGTTGATGTGAAGTTGGTCtttgtttttaaagtaaaagcTTTGCTCAAACAAGCTGGCTTGTctttctgcttttattttgacagcaGCTTCACTCTTGATCATGTGACCAGTAAAAGTCGCTGCCGTGGTGACAAAGGCTGGTCGTATCATTACAAAAGCAGAcgatagaaaatgtatggaaaacTCATTTAAACCATATCGCCTGGCTTCTGATTGGTCACaaccttcatcatcttcatcatccaGTTTATGAAGGCCCTTTATTTTTACGACGTCACTGTGAGTCCTTGTCGTCCAAGTTGGCGAGGAAGTGCTGAGCACTGAGGACTGTGTTCTACAACAAACAACACTGAGCATCagcgttgccatggtaatgtcCTGTCTAGCGTCTGTGGTGGCACGCAGGAAGTGAAATCCTACCTGCATCAGCATGGCCACCGTCATTGGCCCCACCCCTCCTGGAACGGGCGTGATGTATCCTGCCCTCTGACTGGCTGAGCCGTAGTGGACGTCACCAACAACGCGCTTCCCGCTCGCCTTGGTTTCATCTAGGGTAGTGGAGGCCACCGATGTTAATGCTAGCTGCTCGCGAGATCACATGACGTGACGGCTCACCTGCCACGTGATTGATTCCACAGTCGATGACCACGGCTCCCTCCTTCAGCCAATCTCCAT
Coding sequences within it:
- the zbtb25 gene encoding zinc finger and BTB domain-containing protein 25, with the translated sequence MEVSAHSLFLLQQLNVQREFGFLCDCTVAIGNVYFKAHRAVLAAFSNYFKMIFIHQSSECIKIQPTDIQPDVFSYLLHVMYTGSCPKQAVEQTRLEDGIKFLHAHQLCRKSGEGAADAAVDAVRMSNLYGIQISSQLANKEAPVLSKTVTGEGGVRGGLSLTVGLEGVQSDGQASSLRDVRSVASGDDLDVMAAIKQEHPDDEGGDVGRGTWSPPHDGGLGQSMAFKERSAVLTCPRCGQRCSSPEGLREHLFSHALDPAIFTEGLTHGSDNMDAERLDAGCLEEALRQSRALATQLAAELRRSRAGAEGAGPLSPAPSATHSRKRKITCAVCGVRFSHKSQLQEHMYAHTAKPARHHRHSRLCGQLFHSSTHLCEGAGEPGIGGGASASGLPEEANRDAQDNGSSCYSLDSEISQESADGGQGE